Proteins encoded in a region of the Scomber scombrus chromosome 16, fScoSco1.1, whole genome shotgun sequence genome:
- the LOC133995882 gene encoding protein phosphatase 1 regulatory subunit 36, with translation MPKYHEEARNVSVPPPGRWVWSDESQTVAFVRLAEVCTLNHRGRQSTRKSLTSAHLNAYRSSVMQRQGDHVSIDDVKQVAVGLLQENYLLPIPFRFMAILKNKELDDVLTALLLYLTCYSEQKSLENKPKPLMVVESVTEHQRMEEALAKLEIAQKKLAISYFSLMMDLDVAQQHHTAYHKGQILPNSTDWLLHACLYSFFCYVAWVTFGRKDLRDIQEEVGRLLYSDTFNAAVRNRTHRDSGMNSTADNGSVKTGVADPKETECNSTFKQRVSQRRPALSSIVNQRSPLMVSLLPSPKEQSPHLFFSSQARRQNLLRVERRDSKALTEELDQQLASVSFGILGKPLKQFSHSTLIPYGEEKNNRDEDGDDEPENRAYNNSEDHPGIHVEGSSKSSFTRPTSTDIVRYGSTTHAEYRGTVANTRSDEKINNTLMSYEAIASSWLA, from the exons ATGCCGAAATATCATGAGGAGGCGAGAAAT GTGAGTGTCCCGCCTCCTGGCCGCTGGGTGTGGAGTGATGAATCCCAAACAGTAGCGTTTGTCAG GTTGGCTGAGGTCTGTACATTGAACCATAGAGGGCGCCAGAGCACTAGAAAGAGCCTGACCTCTGCCCATCTGAATGCATACAGGTCCTCGGTGATGCAGAGACAAGGGGACCATGTCTCCATAGATGATGTTAAAC AGGTGGCCGTCGGTTTGCTGCAGGAGAATTATCTGCTTCCCATTCCTTTCCGCTTCATGGCTATATTGAA GAATAAAGAGCTAGATGACGTCCTGACTGCCCTTCTTCTTTACTTGACTTGTTACTCAGAGCAGAAGTCCTTGGAGAATAAACCTAAGCCTTTAATGGT TGTAGAGAGCGTCACCGAGCACCAGCGGATGGAGGAAGCTCTGGCCAAATTGGAGATTGCCCAGAAGAAGCTGGCCATCAGCTACTTCAGCCTGATGATGGACTTGGATGTGGCACAGCAACACCACACAGCATATCACAA gGGGCAGATCTTACCGAACAGTACAGATTGGTTGCTACATGCG TGCTTGTATAGCTTCTTCTGCTACGTGGCCTGGGTGACGTTTGGCAGGAAGGACCTGAGGGACATCCAAGAGGAGGTGGGGCGTCTTTTGTACTCTGACACCTTCAACGCAGCAGTGAGGAACAGGACTCATAGGGATTCGGGAATGAACTCCACTGCTGATAATGGTTCAGTGAAGACGGGAGTAGCTGACCCAAAGGAGACAGAATGTAATAGCACATTCAAGCAACG AGTGTCCCAGAGGCGTCCTGCCCTGAGCAGTATAGTTAATCAGCGGTCCCCACTGATGGTGTCTCTGCTGCCCTCACCCAAAGAACAGTCACCCCATCTGTTCTTCAGCAGCCAGGCAAGGAGGCAGAACCTGCTGCGGGTCGAACGCCGTGACAGCAAGGCCCTGACAGAAGAGCTCGACCAGCAGCTGGCCAGTGTCAG CTTTGGGATTCTAGGCAAGCCACTGAAACAGTTCAGCCACAGTACCCTGATACCCTAcggagaagagaaaaacaacagagatgAGGATGGGGACGATGAACCAGAGAATCGTGCTTATAATAACAGCGAGGATCATCCTGGGATCCATGTCGAAGGTAGCAGCAAGTCGTCCTTCACGAGACCTACGTCGACAGACATTGTCAGATATGGCAGCACCACCCACGCAGAGTATAGA GGCACTGTGGCTAATACCAG gtcagatgagaagatcaacAACACTCTCATGTCTTATGAAGCTatagccagcagctggttagcttag
- the LOC133995852 gene encoding probable thiopurine S-methyltransferase isoform X1, producing MTDMRDSHFPLKVLMLLLCQTAVSWGQANITSMLAPQADRVMSLGEWEERWQDGRTGFHQSNVHKMLENNIDKVLAGRTGVRFFFPLCGKAVDMKWLADMGHSVVGVEIAEKAIQQFFEENNMTYSVEAVPAIPGAKVYKSTEKNISLYQCDLYSFSSSIEGQFGAIWDRGSLVAINPKDREKYAALISSLMASDCRYLLDTLLYNPDLYKGPPFLVPDDQVIRLFGECCDIEQLQSVDALTDRQRSWGLDYFTENVHLISPKSN from the exons ATGACAGATATGAGGGATTCACATTTTCCCCTTAAAGTGCTAATGCTGCTTCTGTGTCAGACTGCTGTTAG TTGGGGTCAGGCAAACATCACCAGCATGCTGGCACCACAGGCAGATCGGGTCATGTCGCTTGGAGAATGGGAGGAACGCTGGCAGGATGGCAGAACTGGTTTCCACCAGTCCAATGTACACAA gaTGCTGGAGAACAATATTGATAAAGTTCTTGCTGGACGGACAGGAGTTCgcttcttcttccctctctgtgGGAAAGCTGTAGACATGAAGTG GCTAGCAGACATGGGACATTCAGTGGTCGGGGTGGAGATAGCTGAAAAGGCCATTCAGCAGTTCTTTGAGGAAAATAACATGACCTACAGTGTGGAGGCTGTCCCCGCTATACCTGGAGCAAAGGTTTACAAG agcacagagaaaaatatcTCCTTATATCAGTGTGACCTGTACAGCTTCTCTAG TTCCATTGAAGGTCAGTTTGGGGCAATTTGGGACCGTGGATCCTTAGTGGCCATCAACccaaaagacagagaaaa GTATGCTGCTCTCATAAGTTCTCTGATGGCCAGCGACTGCAGATACCTTTTGGACACTTTGCTGTACAATCCTGATTTATATAAAG GACCTCCCTTTCTTGTCCCTGATGATCAAGTCATTCGTCTATTTG gGGAATGCTGTGATATTGAGCAGCTGCAGTCGGTGGATGccctgacagacagacagcgaTCCTGGGGGTTGGACTACTTTACTGAAAATGTACACCTCATCTCTCCAAAGAGCAATTAA
- the LOC133995852 gene encoding probable thiopurine S-methyltransferase isoform X2 — protein MLAPQADRVMSLGEWEERWQDGRTGFHQSNVHKMLENNIDKVLAGRTGVRFFFPLCGKAVDMKWLADMGHSVVGVEIAEKAIQQFFEENNMTYSVEAVPAIPGAKVYKSTEKNISLYQCDLYSFSSSIEGQFGAIWDRGSLVAINPKDREKYAALISSLMASDCRYLLDTLLYNPDLYKGPPFLVPDDQVIRLFGECCDIEQLQSVDALTDRQRSWGLDYFTENVHLISPKSN, from the exons ATGCTGGCACCACAGGCAGATCGGGTCATGTCGCTTGGAGAATGGGAGGAACGCTGGCAGGATGGCAGAACTGGTTTCCACCAGTCCAATGTACACAA gaTGCTGGAGAACAATATTGATAAAGTTCTTGCTGGACGGACAGGAGTTCgcttcttcttccctctctgtgGGAAAGCTGTAGACATGAAGTG GCTAGCAGACATGGGACATTCAGTGGTCGGGGTGGAGATAGCTGAAAAGGCCATTCAGCAGTTCTTTGAGGAAAATAACATGACCTACAGTGTGGAGGCTGTCCCCGCTATACCTGGAGCAAAGGTTTACAAG agcacagagaaaaatatcTCCTTATATCAGTGTGACCTGTACAGCTTCTCTAG TTCCATTGAAGGTCAGTTTGGGGCAATTTGGGACCGTGGATCCTTAGTGGCCATCAACccaaaagacagagaaaa GTATGCTGCTCTCATAAGTTCTCTGATGGCCAGCGACTGCAGATACCTTTTGGACACTTTGCTGTACAATCCTGATTTATATAAAG GACCTCCCTTTCTTGTCCCTGATGATCAAGTCATTCGTCTATTTG gGGAATGCTGTGATATTGAGCAGCTGCAGTCGGTGGATGccctgacagacagacagcgaTCCTGGGGGTTGGACTACTTTACTGAAAATGTACACCTCATCTCTCCAAAGAGCAATTAA